The genomic region GCTTTCATTTAAGAAAATAATCTTCGAGCGCATGAGCTTCCAGGGGGAATATTTTTAGCTACCATTTGATTTTCAATTTTTTCAACTTGATATCTAATGCGCTCAATATGGTTAATATTTAGTTCTTTTTTGTTGGAATCAACTAGCATACATTCAAGTTCTTTTTGAAAATTAGTAATAGATTCCAACATTGCATCAAATGAATCTTTACAACTTAAAGTAAGTGGCAGATCCATTTGAAAAAGAATACCTTGAATGTATGGATCAAGATTAAAGCTTAAGGGCTGTTGATTCAAAGAAGTCACTCGAAATAAAGGGTGCTTATCGCGACCCTTGAAAACATGATAGCCATCTTTATCTACTTTAAAACCATCTACTTTTAATGTTTCAATAAGTTTTTCGTTATCGAACATGCCATTATTTTTTGGGATGAGAGTTAAGGTCATCATATGATCAACAAGAGCACAAAATTGATTTAGCTCATTTGCATCTTCTTCAATATTTGCGTGAGAAAGCCAAATCAGACTACCGTCTAAATCATTCTTGGTTTTCTCTGATAGCATTCTAAATGTTTGTGTGTGTGCTTGTGAAATTGGGCCTTGGCGATCAACCAGCTGAATAGCTAGAAGTATTTGGTCGAATGAAGCTGAGCCACTTAAGTCACCTGTAGACTGCCATACATCTTCATTTCTACGAATGAAACTATGAGCATTTGGAAGCTCAACAAAGTCTCTTAGGCTTAATTTAGAAATAGCATGACTTGGTTTGTTAAGTTTTATAAAAGCAATAGCATCGATATCACGATAGATATCTTGAGGTAAATTTGAAAGTAAATATTTTTCTGAGATGCTTAAATCTTGAACGTAAGGATTTTTTTCTTCTGGGCTTAAATCATTTTCATCTCTATATAAAAAAGAATTTTCTGCATGGTTTTTTTTACGGTACTGGATAAGACGAATCCAGTTAAAAATGATCATAATAAGGATAATTATTACAGCTAGAATCGTCAGGGCAAACTGAATGTCAGACATGCTTGTAATAAGTCCTGTTAACTTAATTTGCGAGCTCCATCTTCTTGACTTCCTCCAATGACACCTCAACAATTCTTGATACACCAGATTCTTGCATCGTAACACCAATGAGTTGCTGGGCCATTTCCA from Candidatus Methylopumilus universalis harbors:
- a CDS encoding cell division protein ZipA C-terminal FtsZ-binding domain-containing protein; its protein translation is MIIFNWIRLIQYRKKNHAENSFLYRDENDLSPEEKNPYVQDLSISEKYLLSNLPQDIYRDIDAIAFIKLNKPSHAISKLSLRDFVELPNAHSFIRRNEDVWQSTGDLSGSASFDQILLAIQLVDRQGPISQAHTQTFRMLSEKTKNDLDGSLIWLSHANIEEDANELNQFCALVDHMMTLTLIPKNNGMFDNEKLIETLKVDGFKVDKDGYHVFKGRDKHPLFRVTSLNQQPLSFNLDPYIQGILFQMDLPLTLSCKDSFDAMLESITNFQKELECMLVDSNKKELNINHIERIRYQVEKIENQMVAKNIPPGSSCARRLFS